The Equus caballus isolate H_3958 breed thoroughbred chromosome 12, TB-T2T, whole genome shotgun sequence genome contains a region encoding:
- the GNG3 gene encoding guanine nucleotide-binding protein G(I)/G(S)/G(O) subunit gamma-3: protein MKGETPVNSTMSIGQARKMVEQLKIEASLCRIKVSKAAADLMTYCDAHACEDPLITPVPTSENPFREKKFFCALL from the exons ATGAAAGGGGAGACCCCTGTGAACAGCACTATGAGTATTGGGCAAGCCCGCAAGATGGTGGAACAGCTTAAGATCGAAGCCAGCTTGTGCCGGATAAAG GTGTCCAAGGCAGCAGCAGACCTGATGACTTACTGTGATGCCCACGCCTGTGAGGATCCCCTCATCACCCCTGTGCCCACTTCGGAGAACCCCTTCCGGGAGAAGAAGTTCTTCTGTGCCCTTCTCTGA